The following are encoded in a window of Kaistia algarum genomic DNA:
- the acs gene encoding acetate--CoA ligase, with amino-acid sequence MHDKIHPIPEAWARSARVDTSAYQSMYRQSIDDPDAFWAEQAKRIDWIRPFTKVKNTSFALGDVSIRWFEDGVLNVSANCLDRHIETRGDKVAILWEGDDPSDSREITYRELYDSVNRFANVMKRLGVEKGDRVTIYMPMIPEAAVAMLACARIGAIHSVVFGGFSPDSLAGRIGDCHSKLVITADEGLRGGKKVPLKHNTDLALTRTIGDEKVLVIRRTGAEVAMHAGRDYWYHELAAQVPDYCEPEPMSAEDPLFILYTSGSTGRPKGVLHTTGGYLLQAALTHEIVFDLREDDIFWCTADVGWVTGHTYIVYGPLANGATSVMFEGVPNYPTTSRFWEVVDKHKVTIFHTAPTAIRALMQGGEEPVKKTSRASLRLLGSVGEPINPEAWEWYHRVVGDGRCPIVDTWWQTETGGVLITPLPGATPLKPGSASWPFFGVQPAIVDGDGKIIEGACEGNLVILDSWPGQMRTVYGDHERFELTYFSTYKGMYFTGDGCRRDEDGYYWITGRVDDVINVSGHRMGTAEVESALVSNSHVSEAAVVGYPHDIKGQGIYAYVTLMHGVTPTEELKKELRDWVRREIGPIATPDLLQFAPGLPKTRSGKIMRRILRKIAEDEFGALGDITTLADPAVVEDLIANRQNRRD; translated from the coding sequence ATGCACGACAAGATCCATCCGATTCCGGAGGCATGGGCGCGTTCGGCCCGCGTCGATACGTCGGCGTATCAGTCGATGTACCGGCAGTCGATCGACGATCCCGATGCATTCTGGGCCGAGCAGGCCAAGCGGATCGACTGGATCCGCCCCTTCACCAAGGTGAAGAACACGTCCTTCGCCCTCGGCGATGTATCGATACGCTGGTTCGAGGACGGCGTGCTGAACGTCTCGGCAAACTGCCTCGACCGCCATATCGAGACCCGCGGCGACAAAGTCGCGATCCTTTGGGAAGGCGACGACCCTTCGGATTCGCGCGAGATCACCTATCGCGAGCTTTATGATTCGGTGAATCGCTTCGCCAATGTCATGAAGCGGCTGGGCGTCGAGAAGGGTGATCGCGTCACCATCTACATGCCAATGATCCCGGAGGCGGCCGTGGCGATGCTCGCCTGCGCCCGCATCGGCGCGATCCATTCGGTGGTCTTCGGCGGCTTCTCGCCGGACAGCCTCGCAGGCCGCATCGGCGATTGTCACTCCAAGCTGGTGATCACGGCCGATGAGGGCCTGCGCGGCGGCAAGAAGGTGCCGCTCAAGCACAATACGGATCTCGCCCTGACGCGCACGATCGGCGACGAGAAGGTCCTCGTCATCCGCCGTACCGGAGCCGAGGTCGCGATGCATGCCGGTCGCGATTACTGGTATCACGAGCTCGCGGCCCAGGTGCCGGACTATTGCGAGCCGGAGCCGATGAGTGCGGAAGACCCGCTCTTCATCCTCTATACTTCCGGCTCGACCGGACGGCCGAAAGGCGTGCTGCACACCACCGGCGGCTATCTTCTGCAGGCGGCGCTGACGCACGAGATCGTCTTCGATCTCCGGGAAGACGATATCTTCTGGTGCACGGCCGATGTCGGCTGGGTGACGGGCCACACCTATATCGTCTATGGGCCGCTCGCCAATGGCGCCACCAGCGTCATGTTCGAGGGCGTTCCCAACTACCCAACGACCTCGCGCTTCTGGGAAGTCGTGGACAAGCACAAGGTCACGATCTTCCACACGGCCCCTACCGCGATCCGTGCCCTGATGCAGGGCGGCGAAGAGCCGGTCAAGAAAACCTCGCGCGCCTCACTGCGGCTGCTCGGTTCGGTGGGCGAGCCCATCAACCCGGAAGCCTGGGAATGGTATCACCGCGTCGTCGGCGACGGCCGCTGCCCAATCGTGGATACTTGGTGGCAGACCGAGACCGGCGGCGTCCTGATCACGCCGCTGCCGGGCGCGACACCGCTGAAGCCGGGCTCGGCATCCTGGCCGTTCTTCGGCGTCCAGCCGGCGATCGTCGACGGCGACGGCAAGATCATCGAGGGAGCCTGCGAGGGCAATCTGGTCATTCTCGATTCCTGGCCCGGCCAGATGCGCACGGTCTATGGCGACCATGAGCGCTTCGAACTGACTTATTTCTCGACCTACAAGGGCATGTACTTCACCGGCGACGGCTGCCGCCGGGACGAGGATGGCTATTACTGGATCACGGGCCGTGTCGACGACGTCATCAATGTCTCCGGCCACCGCATGGGCACGGCCGAGGTCGAGAGCGCGCTCGTCTCCAACAGCCATGTCTCCGAAGCGGCCGTGGTCGGCTATCCGCATGACATCAAGGGTCAAGGCATCTACGCTTATGTGACGCTGATGCATGGGGTGACGCCGACGGAGGAGCTCAAGAAAGAGCTTCGGGACTGGGTCCGCCGCGAGATCGGCCCGATCGCGACACCCGACCT
- a CDS encoding class I SAM-dependent methyltransferase: MGDRVRNGGNRALSDRDPARFIRNETRLLPVPFIPEIRIHQADEVTALWHSTERELDQAGLQPPFWAFAWAGGRGLCRYILDHTETVAGKRVLDFASGSGLVAIAAALAGARAVEAVDIDPFAAIAIRLNAEANGVVVRDKDGDRIGSPIDAEILLAGDIFYDRGFAERVLPWLREIAASCRVLVGDPGRHYRPVQGMLEIARYDVPVEAALEDGSFKSVSILEILPVPANAFSADFRPCDSASVR; the protein is encoded by the coding sequence ATGGGCGATCGTGTGCGAAATGGGGGGAACCGAGCCCTGAGCGATCGGGACCCTGCGCGTTTCATTCGAAACGAGACACGCCTCCTGCCGGTGCCCTTCATCCCTGAAATCCGGATTCACCAGGCCGATGAGGTCACAGCACTCTGGCACAGCACAGAGCGCGAACTGGATCAGGCCGGCCTGCAGCCGCCATTCTGGGCATTTGCCTGGGCCGGCGGTCGTGGCCTTTGCCGCTATATTCTCGACCATACCGAAACCGTCGCGGGAAAGCGCGTGCTCGATTTCGCCAGCGGCTCCGGCCTTGTGGCGATCGCGGCCGCCCTGGCCGGAGCCCGAGCGGTCGAGGCCGTCGACATCGACCCGTTCGCGGCTATAGCGATCCGCCTCAATGCGGAGGCGAACGGCGTCGTGGTCCGGGATAAAGACGGAGACAGGATCGGAAGTCCCATCGATGCCGAGATATTGCTCGCCGGCGACATCTTCTACGACCGCGGCTTCGCCGAGCGCGTCCTTCCCTGGCTGCGCGAAATCGCGGCCTCCTGCCGCGTGCTCGTCGGCGATCCCGGCCGGCATTATCGGCCGGTGCAGGGCATGCTCGAAATCGCTCGCTACGACGTGCCGGTCGAAGCCGCCCTGGAGGACGGATCTTTCAAGAGCGTCTCGATCCTGGAGATTTTGCCGGTGCCCGCAAACGCGTTCAGCGCCGATTTTCGGCCATGCGACAGCGCGTCCGTCCGATAA
- a CDS encoding EVE domain-containing protein, producing the protein MAYWLFKSEPDVFSFEDLTRKGADGQEWDGVRNYQARNHMRTMKVGDQGFFYHSNEGKEVVGIVEVVKTAHPDSTDDSGTWECVDIRAIRPVIKPVSLLAAKAEPRLKSMALVANSRLSVQPVTNDEWAIVCEMGGTEP; encoded by the coding sequence ATGGCCTATTGGCTGTTCAAGTCCGAGCCCGACGTCTTCTCGTTCGAGGATCTGACCCGCAAGGGCGCGGACGGGCAGGAATGGGACGGCGTTCGCAACTATCAGGCGCGCAACCACATGCGCACCATGAAGGTCGGCGATCAGGGTTTCTTCTATCATTCCAACGAGGGCAAGGAGGTCGTCGGCATCGTCGAGGTGGTCAAGACCGCCCACCCCGATTCGACCGATGACAGCGGCACCTGGGAATGCGTCGATATCCGGGCGATCCGTCCCGTGATCAAGCCGGTCTCTCTCCTCGCCGCCAAGGCGGAACCGAGGTTGAAGTCCATGGCGCTCGTCGCCAATTCGCGCCTCTCGGTGCAGCCGGTCACGAACGATGAATGGGCGATCGTGTGCGAAATGGGGGGAACCGAGCCCTGA
- a CDS encoding YciI family protein, which produces MHFVAILEDRDDGLPIRLETRPVHLEWMKTVPVQIAGPFLDASGEKPIGSLLIVEAENEAAARAILAEDPYAKAGLFKSSEVRQWRWVVGKPA; this is translated from the coding sequence ATGCATTTCGTCGCCATTCTCGAAGACCGTGACGACGGTCTGCCGATCCGTCTCGAAACCCGCCCCGTGCACCTCGAATGGATGAAGACGGTACCCGTGCAGATCGCCGGCCCGTTCCTGGATGCAAGCGGCGAAAAGCCGATCGGCTCGCTGCTCATCGTCGAGGCCGAGAACGAAGCGGCGGCGCGTGCCATCCTGGCCGAAGATCCTTACGCGAAGGCAGGGCTGTTCAAGTCCAGCGAAGTTCGCCAGTGGCGCTGGGTCGTCGGCAAACCCGCCTGA
- a CDS encoding NAD(P)H-dependent glycerol-3-phosphate dehydrogenase, whose amino-acid sequence MTIERIAIVGAGAWGTALALAAERAGREVMLWGRNVDAIAAGRRNDAHLPGVAIPTSIAITDTIARVVGADAILLATPTQTVRTVAMRLSAIADGTPVVICAKGLERSTMFRPTEVLEQALPPAVPAVLSGPSFAVDVASGLPTAVTIAAAEPKLAMALCQALGSPSFRPYAETDMIGVEIGGAFKNVLAIAAGIVNGRELGASASAALVARGFAELRRIGAAMGARPETLMGLSGLGDLVLTCSSVQSRNFAYGLALGRGEAPAGRLVEGAATAPVAREMARTHSVQMPITEAVAAIVEGEIDIDEAIQALMSRPLKRESD is encoded by the coding sequence ATGACCATCGAGCGCATTGCGATCGTTGGTGCCGGCGCGTGGGGAACCGCGCTGGCGCTCGCCGCCGAGCGGGCCGGCCGCGAGGTGATGCTCTGGGGCCGCAACGTCGACGCCATAGCCGCCGGCCGGCGAAACGATGCGCATCTACCCGGCGTCGCTATCCCGACCTCGATCGCGATTACCGACACCATCGCCCGCGTCGTCGGGGCCGATGCCATCCTGCTGGCGACGCCAACACAGACGGTTCGCACGGTCGCCATGCGGCTTTCGGCCATCGCGGATGGTACCCCGGTGGTGATCTGCGCCAAGGGCCTCGAACGATCGACGATGTTTCGTCCGACCGAGGTTCTCGAACAAGCCCTGCCGCCGGCTGTTCCGGCCGTTCTGTCGGGGCCCAGCTTTGCCGTCGACGTCGCGAGCGGGCTTCCAACCGCCGTGACGATCGCAGCTGCCGAACCGAAGCTCGCCATGGCGCTCTGCCAGGCGCTCGGCTCGCCAAGTTTTCGACCCTATGCCGAAACCGACATGATCGGCGTCGAGATCGGCGGCGCTTTCAAGAACGTGCTCGCCATTGCTGCCGGTATTGTCAACGGACGGGAACTCGGCGCGAGCGCGTCGGCGGCGCTGGTCGCGCGCGGCTTTGCAGAATTGCGGCGGATCGGCGCCGCGATGGGCGCACGGCCGGAGACGTTGATGGGCCTCTCCGGGCTCGGTGATCTGGTGCTCACCTGTTCTTCGGTGCAATCGCGCAATTTCGCCTATGGCCTCGCGCTCGGCCGCGGTGAGGCGCCGGCAGGCCGTCTGGTCGAGGGAGCGGCTACGGCGCCCGTCGCTCGCGAGATGGCGCGAACCCACAGCGTCCAGATGCCGATCACCGAAGCTGTCGCCGCGATCGTCGAAGGCGAGATCGATATCGACGAAGCGATTCAGGCTCTGATGAGCCGTCCGCTGAAGCGCGAGAGCGACTGA
- the tsaD gene encoding tRNA (adenosine(37)-N6)-threonylcarbamoyltransferase complex transferase subunit TsaD, with translation MPPAPVLVLGIETSCDETAASVVAWNGEGPGEIRSNIVRSQIADHAAFGGVVPEIAARAHVEALDPIIARAMAEAGVDFADLDAIAATAGPGLIGGLIVGLTTAKAIALASGKPLVAVNHLEGHALTARLTDGLAFPYLLLLVSGGHTQILLVRGVGEYERWGTTIDDALGEAFDKTAKLLGLPYPGGPAVERAAQTGDPLRFALPRPMIGRPGCDFSFSGLKTAIRHAAQAAAPLSDDDVADLCAAFEAAVTDVVGDRIGHALQQFRAAHPSIETPTLVVAGGVAANRALRQRLDVELTARGFRFLAPPMELCTDNGAMIAWAGAERLALGMTDGLDALARPRWPLDQVAAPRIGSGAKGAKA, from the coding sequence ATGCCGCCCGCCCCCGTCCTTGTCCTCGGCATCGAGACGAGCTGCGACGAAACGGCAGCCTCGGTCGTCGCCTGGAACGGCGAGGGTCCCGGCGAAATCCGCTCCAACATCGTACGCTCGCAGATCGCCGATCACGCGGCCTTTGGGGGTGTGGTGCCGGAAATCGCGGCGCGGGCCCATGTCGAGGCGCTGGATCCCATCATTGCTCGTGCCATGGCGGAAGCCGGGGTCGATTTTGCCGATCTGGATGCCATCGCCGCCACCGCAGGCCCCGGCCTGATCGGCGGGCTTATCGTCGGGCTGACGACGGCGAAGGCGATCGCGCTCGCCAGCGGCAAGCCGCTCGTCGCGGTCAACCATCTCGAAGGCCATGCGCTGACCGCGCGGCTGACGGATGGCCTCGCCTTCCCCTATCTGCTGCTGCTCGTCTCCGGCGGCCACACCCAGATCTTGCTGGTGCGCGGCGTTGGCGAGTATGAGCGCTGGGGTACGACGATCGACGATGCGCTGGGCGAGGCGTTCGACAAGACGGCCAAGTTGCTCGGTCTGCCCTATCCCGGCGGACCGGCCGTCGAGCGCGCCGCCCAAACTGGCGATCCGCTTCGCTTTGCCCTGCCGCGCCCGATGATCGGCCGGCCCGGTTGCGACTTTTCCTTTTCCGGCCTCAAGACGGCCATCCGCCACGCGGCACAGGCGGCAGCACCGCTCTCGGACGACGATGTCGCGGATCTCTGCGCCGCCTTCGAGGCCGCCGTCACCGATGTCGTGGGCGACCGGATCGGCCATGCCTTGCAACAGTTTCGCGCTGCCCATCCATCCATCGAGACGCCGACCCTCGTCGTTGCCGGCGGGGTCGCGGCCAACCGGGCTTTGCGACAACGGCTCGATGTCGAACTCACCGCCCGCGGCTTCCGCTTTCTTGCCCCGCCGATGGAACTCTGCACCGACAATGGCGCCATGATCGCGTGGGCCGGCGCCGAAAGACTGGCGCTGGGAATGACCGACGGGCTAGACGCCCTGGCCCGCCCCCGCTGGCCACTCGACCAGGTGGCAGCACCGCGGATCGGCTCGGGCGCGAAGGGAGCGAAGGCATGA
- the hemC gene encoding hydroxymethylbilane synthase, which translates to MQSDRLPPVLRIGTRGSPLALAQAHEVRARLSALPGMAVTEIEVVVIRTSGDRIQDRPLSEVGGKGLFTKEIEAALLSGEIDLAVHSSKDVPTVLPDGLELSAFLPREDVRDAFLSPVAETLQALPQGAVLGTSSLRRRAMALRLRPDLRVVEFRGNVETRMRKLDQGVAQATLLAKAGLNRLGLAQHATSLLDIDDFLPAVGQGAVAIETRADDWHVRERVQRIGDEATGIALSAERAFLEALDGSCRTPIGGLATIEAGRLIFRGMVLAPDGSRSEAVHISGEIADATVIGKAAADELIGRGGREFFREA; encoded by the coding sequence TTGCAATCCGACAGACTCCCACCGGTCCTGCGCATCGGGACGCGCGGCAGCCCGCTGGCGTTGGCCCAGGCGCATGAGGTTCGCGCCCGGCTCTCGGCGCTGCCGGGCATGGCGGTGACCGAGATCGAGGTAGTGGTGATCCGCACCTCCGGCGATCGGATCCAGGATCGGCCGCTGTCGGAAGTCGGCGGTAAGGGTCTGTTTACCAAGGAGATCGAGGCGGCGTTGCTGTCGGGCGAGATCGATCTCGCCGTCCATTCCTCCAAGGATGTGCCTACCGTGTTGCCGGATGGGCTGGAGCTTTCCGCCTTCCTGCCGCGCGAGGATGTCCGCGATGCATTTCTGTCGCCGGTAGCGGAGACCTTGCAGGCGCTGCCGCAAGGCGCGGTGCTCGGGACCTCGTCGCTGCGGCGGCGCGCCATGGCGCTCCGGCTTCGGCCCGACCTTCGGGTGGTCGAGTTCCGCGGCAATGTCGAAACGCGAATGCGCAAGCTAGATCAAGGGGTTGCGCAGGCGACGCTACTTGCCAAGGCCGGACTGAACCGGCTCGGGCTGGCGCAGCATGCGACGAGCCTGCTCGACATCGACGATTTCCTCCCGGCAGTGGGGCAGGGTGCGGTGGCGATCGAGACGCGCGCCGATGACTGGCATGTTCGCGAGCGGGTGCAGCGCATCGGCGATGAGGCAACGGGAATCGCGCTTTCGGCCGAACGGGCGTTTTTGGAGGCCCTCGACGGCTCGTGCCGCACGCCGATTGGCGGGCTGGCAACGATTGAGGCTGGCCGACTGATCTTCCGCGGCATGGTGCTGGCGCCCGATGGTAGCCGCTCGGAAGCGGTTCATATATCGGGAGAAATTGCCGACGCGACCGTGATCGGCAAGGCCGCGGCCGACGAACTCATTGGCCGTGGCGGCCGCGAATTTTTCCGCGAGGCATAG
- a CDS encoding uroporphyrinogen-III synthase produces the protein MTAARLEALGHEAMIVPMLERVLLPLPPIDELPAAIALTSANALAGIEASPESRHWRHIPVFSVGGRTAEAAREAGYIDVRSADGDSSDLVRLIEATLTPTIGTILYPAATERSGHVDTALRSAGFRARLVEVYRMQPIESLPDAVRESLSAGRLGGVLLYSRRTAETFVRLAQLAGLVGALRGTTGFALSPSIAAGLPFGRIVAAAEPNEDALLDVLTDDGGTSAAGKC, from the coding sequence GTGACCGCCGCCCGGCTGGAGGCGCTTGGCCATGAGGCGATGATCGTGCCGATGCTGGAGCGCGTGCTGCTGCCGCTGCCCCCGATCGACGAATTGCCGGCGGCGATCGCGCTGACCAGCGCAAACGCTCTGGCCGGCATCGAGGCTTCACCCGAAAGCCGTCATTGGCGACATATCCCCGTGTTCAGCGTCGGCGGGCGGACGGCCGAGGCGGCTCGCGAGGCTGGCTACATCGATGTCCGCTCGGCGGATGGCGATTCGTCCGATCTTGTCCGCCTGATCGAGGCGACCCTGACGCCAACCATCGGGACGATCCTCTATCCGGCGGCGACCGAGCGGTCGGGGCATGTCGACACGGCTCTGCGGAGCGCCGGCTTTCGCGCCCGTCTCGTCGAGGTCTATCGCATGCAGCCGATCGAGAGCCTTCCGGATGCCGTCCGGGAATCACTGTCGGCAGGCCGGCTCGGCGGCGTACTGCTCTATTCGCGCCGTACCGCCGAAACCTTCGTAAGGCTCGCGCAATTGGCCGGGCTTGTGGGTGCGCTGCGCGGCACGACCGGCTTTGCCCTTTCGCCGTCGATTGCAGCCGGCCTGCCCTTCGGGCGGATCGTCGCGGCGGCCGAGCCGAATGAGGATGCGCTTCTCGATGTGCTGACCGACGATGGCGGAACATCGGCCGCAGGCAAGTGTTGA
- a CDS encoding COG4223 family protein, with the protein MADADESKPETGKTAEGRRRRPPVTIDLEAEAVAEVPAESLAGETAAADPEVAVTRTATAPQSEAPAGAYSDPESMTATEETISTEAIDRRRAGAARFVPVLAAAVLGGVVGGLVTAFILAPAKDTVTDASVDSRFATVGARLDRIEAAAKEQPAAAAAPQDEARLAAIETTLSELKSAAPAPSASAPAAAVDLGPLEGRIAALESRPAEAQAPTVDLTPLEAKIGGLQSRLDQIEAHPPVDPKTEIAAQTIALTSLRQAASSGGAFADEIKAYQALGGDASVLAPLASAGAPSLETLKASFPAVADQIRTVSAKPDPNASVWDRLAASAGSLVSVKPAGPIEGSSPTAILSRIEAAVTKGDLPAALREADGLDAAAKVPLADWADGAQRRIAIDAALGALPAVGASNG; encoded by the coding sequence ATGGCAGACGCGGACGAATCGAAGCCCGAGACCGGCAAGACGGCGGAAGGCCGCCGCAGGCGACCACCCGTGACGATCGATCTGGAAGCGGAGGCGGTAGCCGAGGTTCCAGCCGAATCACTGGCAGGCGAAACCGCCGCAGCCGACCCTGAGGTTGCGGTGACGCGCACGGCGACGGCCCCTCAATCGGAGGCTCCCGCGGGAGCCTATTCGGATCCGGAGAGCATGACGGCAACGGAAGAGACGATCTCGACGGAGGCCATCGATCGCCGCAGGGCCGGTGCGGCGCGCTTCGTGCCCGTCCTTGCCGCTGCCGTGCTCGGCGGTGTCGTCGGCGGGCTCGTTACCGCCTTCATCCTGGCGCCGGCCAAGGATACGGTGACGGATGCCAGCGTCGACAGCCGTTTTGCCACTGTCGGCGCGCGGCTCGACCGGATCGAGGCGGCAGCCAAGGAGCAACCGGCCGCAGCAGCCGCGCCGCAGGACGAGGCCCGCCTTGCCGCGATCGAGACGACGCTGTCGGAACTGAAATCAGCCGCTCCCGCGCCATCGGCTTCTGCTCCGGCCGCGGCAGTTGATCTCGGGCCGCTTGAGGGCCGGATTGCCGCGCTGGAGAGCCGCCCGGCAGAGGCGCAAGCGCCGACTGTCGACCTGACGCCATTGGAAGCGAAGATCGGTGGCCTGCAGTCGCGCCTCGACCAGATCGAGGCCCATCCGCCCGTCGATCCGAAGACGGAAATCGCGGCGCAGACGATCGCGCTTACGTCGCTGCGCCAGGCCGCCTCGTCGGGCGGCGCCTTCGCCGATGAAATCAAGGCCTATCAGGCGCTGGGCGGCGATGCCTCCGTCCTGGCGCCGCTGGCGAGCGCCGGCGCGCCTTCGCTCGAAACTCTCAAGGCAAGTTTCCCGGCCGTCGCCGATCAGATCCGCACCGTCTCGGCCAAGCCCGATCCCAACGCCTCGGTATGGGACCGCCTCGCGGCTTCCGCCGGCTCGCTGGTGTCGGTCAAACCGGCCGGCCCGATCGAGGGATCCTCACCGACCGCTATCCTCTCGCGCATCGAGGCTGCGGTGACGAAGGGCGATCTTCCCGCCGCGCTCCGCGAGGCCGATGGGCTCGACGCGGCGGCGAAGGTGCCGCTCGCCGATTGGGCCGATGGCGCGCAGCGTCGGATCGCCATCGACGCGGCGCTCGGCGCCCTTCCCGCCGTCGGCGCTTCGAACGGATAG
- a CDS encoding heme biosynthesis protein HemY has protein sequence MIRILVFLALLFAVAAGFAWLADRPGDIALVWQGYEVRTSLMVAAISLAALFVALAVLAFLLTTILRAPRIFGDWMSGRRRDRGFRALSRGMVAVGSGDVKRAKRYSIESRKILGSEPMTLLLAAQSAQLSGDAPGARAAFEAMLDEPETKQLGLRGLFVEAERAGEQEAARHFAEEAHATAPSLAWAGNALFAYQAADADWRGALLTLGSNLQAKLVSRSEAHRLRAVLLTARGQSLEASEPDEARALALEAVKLAPGLVPAARLAARLLARNGDFRRASKILEAAWREAPHPEIAEAYLDVRPGDAAGDRLKRAEKLVTLRPNSAESRYALARGAIDARDYAAAREALAAINETERTERFCLLMAEMEEASEGDRGRAREWLSRALRAPRDPVWMADGYVFRAWAPVSPVSGRLDAFEWRVPTLALEGEDRPVLDLVPPPGTAPDEPPLLEIEPATPPTSRPFAKAEPAVSPAKPAPVPQVPAASAQEPVAAPPLPDDPGIDDGPAAVDRLRLQ, from the coding sequence ATGATCCGCATCCTCGTCTTCCTCGCGCTTCTCTTCGCGGTCGCGGCCGGCTTCGCCTGGCTTGCCGATCGGCCCGGCGACATCGCGCTGGTCTGGCAGGGCTATGAGGTCCGAACCAGCTTGATGGTCGCGGCGATCTCGCTGGCGGCCCTGTTCGTCGCGCTGGCGGTTCTCGCCTTCCTGCTGACGACAATCCTGCGCGCTCCACGCATCTTCGGCGACTGGATGTCCGGCCGCCGCCGCGATCGCGGCTTCCGTGCGCTGTCGCGCGGCATGGTCGCGGTCGGCTCCGGTGATGTGAAGCGGGCGAAGCGCTATTCGATCGAATCGCGCAAGATCCTCGGTAGCGAGCCGATGACGCTATTGCTTGCCGCGCAGTCGGCTCAGCTTTCGGGCGATGCTCCGGGCGCGAGGGCGGCGTTCGAGGCGATGCTGGACGAGCCGGAGACGAAGCAACTCGGCCTGCGCGGCCTGTTCGTCGAGGCAGAACGGGCTGGCGAGCAGGAAGCGGCACGCCATTTCGCCGAAGAGGCGCATGCCACCGCCCCCAGCCTTGCCTGGGCGGGCAATGCGCTCTTCGCCTATCAGGCCGCCGATGCGGACTGGCGTGGCGCGCTGCTGACGCTCGGCTCCAATCTGCAAGCCAAGCTGGTCTCGCGCTCGGAGGCGCACCGCCTTCGCGCCGTGCTGCTGACCGCGCGCGGTCAAAGCTTAGAGGCCTCGGAGCCGGATGAGGCACGAGCATTGGCCCTCGAAGCCGTGAAGCTGGCGCCGGGTCTCGTTCCCGCCGCAAGGCTGGCGGCCCGACTGCTCGCCCGCAACGGCGATTTCCGGCGTGCCTCGAAAATCCTGGAGGCGGCCTGGAGAGAGGCTCCGCATCCCGAGATCGCGGAAGCCTATCTCGATGTGCGGCCTGGCGATGCGGCCGGCGACCGGCTGAAGCGAGCCGAAAAGCTTGTAACGCTGCGCCCGAACAGCGCCGAGAGCCGTTATGCGCTCGCGCGCGGCGCGATCGATGCCCGCGACTATGCTGCTGCGCGCGAGGCGCTCGCCGCTATCAACGAGACGGAACGAACGGAGCGCTTCTGCCTGCTGATGGCGGAAATGGAGGAAGCGTCGGAAGGCGATCGCGGCCGCGCCCGCGAGTGGCTCTCCCGCGCGCTGCGGGCACCGCGCGATCCGGTGTGGATGGCCGATGGCTATGTCTTCCGCGCCTGGGCGCCGGTCTCGCCGGTCTCGGGCCGCCTGGACGCCTTCGAATGGCGCGTGCCGACCCTGGCGCTTGAAGGCGAGGACCGGCCAGTGCTCGACCTGGTCCCCCCACCGGGCACGGCTCCGGACGAACCGCCGTTGCTGGAAATCGAGCCGGCGACGCCCCCCACCAGCCGTCCGTTCGCCAAGGCGGAGCCTGCCGTTTCGCCGGCAAAGCCAGCGCCCGTGCCGCAAGTCCCCGCCGCCAGCGCCCAGGAACCCGTCGCCGCACCGCCGCTGCCGGATGATCCGGGCATCGACGATGGCCCTGCCGCCGTCGATCGGCTCAGGCTGCAATAA
- a CDS encoding alpha/beta fold hydrolase, giving the protein MSSGFIKTSDGTEIYYKDWGSKSAQPIVFHHGWPLSSDDWDTQMLFFLANGYRVVAHDRRGHGRSSQSDTNNTMDQYAADASAVAEHLDLQNAVHIGHSTGGGEVARYVAKFGQPQGRVAKAVLVSSVPPLMLKTEANPGGLPREVFDGIRAGLAANRAQLFVDFPTGPFYGFNRPDAKISQGVIDNWYRQGMMGGALAQYEGIKAFSETDQTEDLKAITVPTLVLQGDDDQVVPYQDAALLQAKLLKNATLKIYPGFPHGMLTTHAEIINPDLLAFVKA; this is encoded by the coding sequence ATGAGCAGCGGATTCATCAAGACGAGCGACGGCACCGAGATCTACTACAAGGACTGGGGCTCGAAGTCGGCCCAACCGATCGTGTTCCACCATGGCTGGCCGCTGAGCAGCGACGACTGGGACACCCAGATGCTGTTCTTCCTGGCCAATGGCTACCGCGTCGTGGCGCATGACCGCCGTGGCCATGGCCGCTCGTCCCAGTCCGACACCAACAACACGATGGACCAGTATGCCGCCGACGCCTCCGCCGTCGCCGAGCATCTCGACCTGCAGAACGCCGTCCATATCGGTCATTCGACCGGCGGCGGCGAGGTGGCCCGTTATGTCGCGAAGTTCGGCCAGCCGCAGGGCCGCGTCGCCAAGGCCGTGCTGGTCAGTTCGGTCCCGCCGCTGATGCTGAAGACGGAAGCCAATCCCGGTGGCCTGCCCAGGGAAGTCTTCGACGGCATCCGCGCCGGTCTCGCCGCCAACCGCGCGCAGTTGTTCGTCGATTTCCCGACGGGGCCGTTCTACGGCTTCAACCGCCCGGACGCCAAGATTTCCCAGGGCGTCATCGACAACTGGTACCGCCAGGGCATGATGGGCGGCGCACTGGCGCAGTATGAAGGCATCAAGGCCTTCTCCGAGACCGACCAGACGGAGGATCTGAAGGCGATCACCGTGCCGACGCTGGTGCTGCAGGGCGATGACGACCAGGTGGTGCCCTACCAGGATGCCGCGCTGCTCCAGGCCAAGTTGCTGAAGAACGCGACCCTGAAGATCTATCCGGGCTTCCCGCATGGCATGCTCACCACCCATGCCGAGATCATCAACCCGGACCTGCTCGCCTTTGTAAAGGCCTGA